The genomic region GCGCGCGCGCAGCGCGCCGGCGCGACGCTGATGCCGCCCGAAGTCAGGCAAACGGCGCGTCCGTAACCTGGCGCCACGCAAGCGCGCGCGACTCGCCTTGACATCGACACGCCCCGCGGCATAGAAGCAATCGCAACCGGCTAGTACCCCCACACGTAAGCCCGTGAACTTCGCGAGCTTCTCTGTTCGAGCGCTTCCGGCGAATAATAGAGGAGGGCATAACAGATGCCCGCAAAACTGTACGTAGGCAACCTGGCCTTTTCGGTGACCAACGAGGACCTGGAAGCGCTCTTCGGTCAGGTGGGCAAGGTCGATAATGTCGCGGTCATAACCGACAAATTCTCGGGCCAATCGCGTGGCTTCGGTTTCGTGCAGATGGCCGATTCCAATGAGGCCGCGCGCGCGATCGAGGAACTGAACGGACACGAGCTCAAGGGCCGCGCGATCAAGGTAAACGAGGCGCGCGAGCAGGGGCCGCGTCCCGGTGGCGGCGGCGGCGATCGTGGCGGCCGGGGCGGCCGCGGCGGCGCGGGAGGCGGTGGCGGTGGCCGACGCTGGTAAGAGCTTCGGGACAAACGCGATCGGGGCAGCGGCGGCGATCTCTGCCGACGCATTCGAGGGAATTCTCAGGTAATTCAGCTAAGGAATTCGGGTGGGAAATCAGCTCGGACTGCCGTCGCGCGATGGCTGCTCGCCCGCGACCGCGCCTATCTCCGGCGCCCAGCGCTTGAGTAGAGCGTCGAGGTCGTCGATATCGACGGGCTTGCTGATGTAGTCGTCCATGCCCGCGGCATGGCACTTTTCGCGCGCGCCGCTCAGCGCATGCGCGGTCATCGCGATGACGATCGTATGTTGCCGCGTATGTTGCGGCGACGCGGCCTCGCGCCGGCGAATCTCGGCCGTCGCTTCATACCCGTCCATCCCCGGCATCTGACAATCCATCAGGACGATCGGATAGCGCCTGCGCGCGAGCGCGTCGAGCGCTTCGCAGCCGTCGCTGACCAGGTCGGCCGCAAAGCCGAGAATCCTTAGCTGCATCTGCGTCAGCTTCTGGTTGACCGGGTTATCCTCCGCCACAAGGATCGTAGCCGCGGCCGCTTTATCTTCGTGATTGCCGGGAGCCGCGATATCTTCCGCAGCGTTATCGAGTCGCTGCGCCTGGCGAACGGGTTTGCCCATGTGTGCGGTGAAACAGAAAGTCGACCCGCGATTCAGCTCGCTCTCCAGCGAAATCTGTCCGTCCATCTGCCGCACCAGTTCCGTCGAGATCGCGAGTCCCAACCCCGAGCCGCCGTACTTGCGGCCGGCCGAGCCGTCGACCTGCGAGAACGGCTGAAAGATTCTGCTCTGATCGACGGCGGCGATGCCGATTCCGGTGTCGCTCACTTCGAACTGCAAAACGGCAGCGCTCGCCGATTCCGCGCTTTGGCGTGCGCGCATGACTATTTCGCCCCGCTCGGAGAATTTGACCGCGTTGCTCACGAGGTTGCTCAGGATCTGCTCGAGGCGGCGGGCGTCGCCCAGCAAGGGAGCGGGCAGCGTCTCGTCGAGATCGAGCGTGAGCTTAAGACGCTTTTTTTGCGCCGGTCCGGCAAACCGCGCCGCCACCCGCTCCATCGAATCGCGCGGGTCGAACTCGGCCTCCTCGAGCACGAGCTGACCGTCGGACAGATGCGAGAAATCAAGCACGTCGGCGACAATGTCGCGCAAAAGCTCGCCGCTGGTGTGCAGTGCCTCCGCATATTCGCGCTGCGCCGCCCTGAGTCCGGTGTCCAGCAGCAGCCGGCTCATCCCGAGGATGCCGTTTAACGGGGTTAGAATTTCATGGCTCACGTTGGACAGAAACTCAGAACGCAGGCGGGCGGCTTCGAGGGCCATGCGGTGCGCGCGGGCCATTTCTTCTTCGGCCCGCTGGCGCGCGCTCACGTCGCGATGAACAATCAGCCCGCCGTACCGAGCACCGTCCTCGTCGATTACCGGCCGGCCTGAGACCTCTAACCACAAACCGTCCTTCAGGTTCGCGCCGCCAAGGAGCAGGCGCTGGTTATCGAACGATTCGCCGCGCACTGCGCGCGAGCGGCCATTGTTCGAGCGGCAGCGGCGGCGCGTCGCGCGCGGTCCGCAGCGTTAATCCGCCAGCGACCTGGGCGACCGTCAGTTGCTCGCGGTCCACGCCGCCGATTTCCTTCCCCGCGCGATTGACGTGGGTATATTTCAGGTCGCGGTCGCACACGATCACGCCATCGGTCACGGTGTCGAAGATCGAATTCATCAAGTCCGATTGGCGCCGCAATTCCGCGGTCCGCTCGGCGACCTGGCGCTCCAGCCCCTGATTGACCTCTTGCAAGGCGGCCT from Candidatus Binataceae bacterium harbors:
- a CDS encoding PAS domain-containing protein; translated protein: METVLLGQRRAAETRAARRETLAIVLDGGVGVVAVCLVSLLMGRAIRRLDASVAGQRAAEAALQEVNQGLERQVAERTAELRRQSDLMNSIFDTVTDGVIVCDRDLKYTHVNRAGKEIGGVDREQLTVAQVAGGLTLRTARDAPPLPLEQWPLARSARRIVR
- a CDS encoding ATP-binding protein, whose product is MSHEILTPLNGILGMSRLLLDTGLRAAQREYAEALHTSGELLRDIVADVLDFSHLSDGQLVLEEAEFDPRDSMERVAARFAGPAQKKRLKLTLDLDETLPAPLLGDARRLEQILSNLVSNAVKFSERGEIVMRARQSAESASAAVLQFEVSDTGIGIAAVDQSRIFQPFSQVDGSAGRKYGGSGLGLAISTELVRQMDGQISLESELNRGSTFCFTAHMGKPVRQAQRLDNAAEDIAAPGNHEDKAAAATILVAEDNPVNQKLTQMQLRILGFAADLVSDGCEALDALARRRYPIVLMDCQMPGMDGYEATAEIRRREAASPQHTRQHTIVIAMTAHALSGAREKCHAAGMDDYISKPVDIDDLDALLKRWAPEIGAVAGEQPSRDGSPS
- a CDS encoding RNA-binding protein; translated protein: MPAKLYVGNLAFSVTNEDLEALFGQVGKVDNVAVITDKFSGQSRGFGFVQMADSNEAARAIEELNGHELKGRAIKVNEAREQGPRPGGGGGDRGGRGGRGGAGGGGGGRRW